A single region of the Marinobacter nanhaiticus D15-8W genome encodes:
- a CDS encoding YnbE family lipoprotein, translated as MASSLPGRFSIGRWRLSLAALLVVVFGTACTPTVQMAAPKEPITVNLNVKIQHEIYVKVDKDVEALFEEEGLF; from the coding sequence ATGGCGAGTTCCTTACCGGGACGCTTTTCCATCGGGCGATGGCGGCTCTCACTGGCCGCGTTGCTGGTCGTGGTGTTCGGCACCGCCTGTACGCCTACCGTGCAGATGGCCGCGCCGAAAGAGCCCATCACGGTCAACCTGAACGTCAAGATCCAGCACGAGATCTACGTCAAGGTGGATAAGGACGTGGAAGCGTTGTTCGAAGAAGAAGGCCTGTTCTGA
- a CDS encoding YdbL family protein, whose protein sequence is MTVFARLSALLLALCLSLPALAMSLDQAKSQLDTAKSQGLVGETATGYLGVVKNQGQAQEIVDAINEARRDEYARIADKHGIAVTKVESVAGKKAIDKTPAGQYVKVDGEWRKK, encoded by the coding sequence ATGACTGTATTTGCACGACTCAGCGCCCTGCTACTGGCCCTCTGCCTCAGCCTGCCTGCGCTGGCCATGAGCCTGGACCAGGCCAAGAGCCAACTCGATACCGCCAAGAGCCAGGGTCTTGTGGGTGAGACCGCAACGGGCTACCTCGGCGTGGTAAAGAACCAGGGCCAGGCCCAGGAAATCGTCGACGCCATCAACGAAGCGCGCCGGGACGAATATGCCCGTATCGCCGATAAACATGGTATCGCCGTGACCAAGGTCGAATCCGTAGCCGGCAAGAAAGCGATCGATAAGACACCGGCAGGGCAGTATGTGAAGGTTGATGGGGAGTGGCGGAAGAAATAA
- a CDS encoding rhodanese-like domain-containing protein, with translation MFRPLLNLALLVTFAFPAMAETTPEPARQAPNAEDTLFTSEGFRQDRYRSPTPASAPGARTVDTETLQSLLEQNPDLVLIDVINVEYRHDRFLQDDPHHTIPQAYWLPNTGKGSLDTLWHDYLMDNLARLTANDPEQPVVVFCKSDCWLSWNAAKRITEAGYNNVYWYRDGIDSWVAAGLPTRTVEPVDPKHS, from the coding sequence ATGTTCAGGCCCCTACTGAACCTGGCGCTGCTGGTCACCTTCGCCTTTCCGGCGATGGCGGAGACGACACCAGAGCCCGCCAGGCAGGCTCCCAACGCCGAAGATACCCTCTTTACGAGTGAAGGCTTCCGCCAGGACCGGTACCGCAGTCCCACGCCGGCTTCGGCGCCTGGCGCCCGAACCGTCGACACAGAAACGCTGCAGTCGCTATTGGAGCAGAACCCCGACCTGGTGCTGATCGACGTGATCAATGTCGAATACCGCCACGACCGTTTCCTGCAGGACGATCCTCATCACACGATTCCCCAGGCGTATTGGCTGCCGAACACAGGCAAGGGGAGTCTGGACACCCTTTGGCACGACTACTTGATGGACAACCTGGCCCGCCTGACCGCAAACGATCCTGAGCAGCCGGTGGTGGTCTTCTGCAAATCCGATTGCTGGTTGTCCTGGAACGCCGCCAAACGCATCACCGAAGCGGGCTACAACAACGTCTACTGGTACAGGGACGGCATCGATAGCTGGGTGGCCGCCGGTCTCCCCACGCGCACGGTAGAGCCCGTCGATCCCAAGCATTCATGA
- a CDS encoding response regulator, with the protein MEPAYKILIADDHPLFREAITSVVEAGFPGSEVVETEDLDTALALTQAHDDFDLILLDLNMPGMNGLNGLITLRNEAPTIPVVIVSAEEDKQVVLQAITYGAVGFITKSSPRAQMTQAIEQILAGNVYLPSDIIRTGKESSRRHRQDDNNISPELLNSLTRRQLLVLERMSKGESNKQIAYNLNIAETTVKAHVSAILRKLGVHNRVQAILSASDIDFNQYLKR; encoded by the coding sequence ATGGAACCTGCGTACAAGATCCTGATTGCCGATGACCACCCCCTGTTCCGCGAAGCCATTACCAGCGTTGTCGAAGCCGGGTTCCCGGGCAGTGAAGTGGTCGAAACGGAGGATTTGGACACCGCCCTGGCCCTGACCCAGGCGCATGACGATTTCGACCTGATCCTGCTGGACCTGAATATGCCTGGCATGAATGGGCTGAACGGTTTGATTACCCTGCGCAACGAAGCGCCAACCATCCCGGTGGTGATCGTCTCCGCCGAAGAGGACAAGCAAGTTGTCCTTCAGGCGATTACCTATGGCGCGGTGGGGTTTATCACCAAGTCGTCACCCCGCGCCCAGATGACCCAGGCCATCGAACAGATCCTGGCCGGCAACGTCTACCTGCCCTCGGACATCATCCGCACCGGCAAGGAGAGTTCCCGCCGCCATCGCCAGGACGACAACAATATCTCCCCGGAACTGCTGAACTCGCTGACCCGGCGGCAGCTACTGGTACTCGAGCGGATGTCCAAGGGTGAGTCGAACAAACAGATCGCCTATAACCTGAATATCGCCGAAACCACCGTAAAGGCACATGTATCGGCCATCCTGCGAAAGCTGGGGGTTCATAACCGGGTACAGGCGATATTGTCGGCGAGCGATATCGACTTTAACCAATACCTGAAACGTTGA
- a CDS encoding NahK/ErcS family hybrid sensor histidine kinase/response regulator produces the protein MACISTRHSQEWSLVSPLTIKTEADARDQRIAELEAENARLRTIRDALITRVESSGAHKPEPYAAFEHSVVLAEQVRERTEALNLAMSELKSSNRALITAREEAEMASQRLIDAIESIGDGFVLFDHCHRLVLTNSRFRSYWSKNGDLIRPGVAIADMKRLAVETGLVLEEHRDRQAGGVVYLLSNGRWVQVSERPTREGGLVILYSDITDLKNTEDERRERALAEKSQLLQSAVDNLSQGVVLVNDRGAPEIWNDRFIELTGLSPHQVSTETSFERLMALSETPLLTPDSLSNALEHRRQDGRVLEIRTHPMADGRYVNTYTDITERYRYAETLRESERWIRVVTDHVPALIAYVGADLTVQFCNKVYEAWYSAGNQSLLGRRLEEVHNPELYARLLPHVRDALAGHSVTFEFEETNARGQQRYMLRSYVPNQGQDGQVMGFFVLIRDITDRRRTALALQQAYDNLEQRVKERTAALTGLNSKLRQEISERALIEARLRDAKMDAERANLSKTKFLAAVSHDLLQPLNAARLFTSALMEQSFGPRAEGLVRSVSTSLDDVENLLGTLVDISKLDAGVIQPDISAFDLRDLLNNIAREFRQMAIGEGIDLRFVPSSAVVKSDSQLLARILRNFLTNAIRYTRSGSILLGCRRRKGGIELQVWDTGPGIPADKLTEIFQEFKRIRPAGAPQDKGLGLGLAIVDNIARMLGHRITVKSVEGRGSMFSVIVPLGQLTVDQYQPEVQGFVAPQPLDGSRIWVIDNDRTICDGMRTLLEGWGCEVVTAVSLDDLEHQVDLAATPVDVILADYHLDNDENGVDAVAGIHIQRDDTVPVVMITANYTNELKQHIRDLGYQLINKPVKPLKLRSVLHHLLLAG, from the coding sequence ATGGCATGCATATCAACCAGACATTCACAGGAGTGGTCATTGGTCAGCCCGCTCACGATCAAGACTGAGGCGGATGCGCGGGATCAGCGCATCGCCGAGCTGGAAGCCGAGAATGCCCGCCTGCGGACCATCCGCGACGCTTTGATTACCCGCGTCGAGTCCAGCGGCGCCCATAAGCCCGAGCCCTATGCCGCCTTCGAACACTCAGTGGTGCTCGCTGAGCAGGTGCGCGAACGAACCGAAGCGCTCAACCTCGCCATGTCCGAACTCAAGTCCAGCAATCGCGCGTTGATTACCGCCCGCGAAGAGGCGGAAATGGCCAGCCAGCGGTTGATCGACGCCATCGAGAGCATCGGTGACGGGTTCGTGCTGTTCGACCATTGTCATCGGTTAGTTCTGACCAATAGCCGTTTTCGCAGCTACTGGAGCAAGAATGGTGACCTGATCCGACCAGGTGTAGCGATTGCAGATATGAAACGGCTGGCGGTCGAGACCGGCCTGGTGCTGGAAGAGCATCGGGACCGCCAGGCCGGCGGGGTCGTTTACCTGCTTTCCAATGGCCGCTGGGTCCAGGTCAGCGAAAGGCCGACTCGTGAAGGCGGACTGGTGATCCTTTACTCCGATATCACCGATTTGAAGAACACCGAGGACGAACGCCGCGAACGGGCGCTGGCCGAAAAGTCACAGCTGCTGCAATCCGCCGTGGATAACCTGTCCCAGGGTGTGGTGCTGGTCAATGACCGGGGCGCTCCGGAAATCTGGAATGATCGCTTTATCGAGCTGACCGGACTTTCTCCGCATCAGGTCTCGACGGAAACCTCGTTCGAGCGGCTGATGGCCTTATCGGAGACCCCGTTGCTGACGCCCGATAGTCTGTCAAATGCCCTGGAGCATCGTCGGCAGGATGGCCGGGTACTGGAAATCCGTACGCATCCCATGGCTGACGGCCGCTACGTCAACACCTATACGGATATCACCGAACGCTATCGCTATGCAGAGACCCTGCGCGAGAGCGAGCGCTGGATTCGGGTGGTGACCGATCACGTACCGGCCCTGATTGCCTACGTCGGTGCTGATCTGACTGTGCAGTTCTGCAATAAGGTCTACGAGGCCTGGTACAGCGCCGGCAACCAGTCACTGTTGGGGCGCCGCCTGGAAGAGGTTCATAACCCGGAGCTCTATGCACGCCTGTTGCCCCACGTTAGGGATGCGCTGGCGGGGCACAGCGTGACCTTCGAATTCGAAGAGACCAACGCCCGTGGCCAGCAGCGCTATATGCTGCGTTCATACGTGCCCAACCAGGGCCAGGATGGGCAGGTTATGGGTTTCTTCGTGCTGATCCGGGATATTACCGATCGTCGTCGTACCGCACTTGCCCTGCAACAGGCCTATGACAATCTTGAGCAACGCGTCAAGGAACGCACCGCTGCGCTCACCGGGCTGAACAGCAAGCTGCGCCAGGAAATCAGCGAACGCGCGTTGATCGAGGCACGCCTGCGGGACGCCAAGATGGACGCGGAACGGGCCAACCTGTCCAAGACCAAGTTCCTCGCAGCAGTGAGTCACGACCTGTTGCAGCCGCTCAATGCCGCCCGCCTGTTTACCAGCGCATTGATGGAACAATCCTTCGGGCCACGGGCAGAGGGGCTGGTGCGTTCGGTCAGCACCTCACTGGACGATGTGGAAAACCTGCTCGGCACGTTGGTGGACATCTCAAAGCTGGATGCCGGTGTGATCCAACCTGACATCAGTGCCTTCGATCTGCGGGACCTGCTCAACAACATCGCACGGGAATTCCGCCAGATGGCAATAGGCGAAGGTATCGATCTGCGTTTCGTACCGTCGTCGGCAGTGGTGAAGTCCGATTCGCAGCTCCTGGCCCGTATCCTGCGCAATTTCCTCACCAACGCTATCCGCTACACCAGGTCGGGTTCCATTTTACTGGGCTGTCGACGCCGAAAGGGCGGCATTGAACTGCAGGTGTGGGATACGGGGCCGGGTATCCCGGCGGACAAGCTCACGGAAATTTTCCAGGAATTCAAGCGTATCCGCCCAGCGGGCGCGCCCCAGGATAAAGGGCTCGGTTTGGGTCTGGCGATCGTCGACAATATCGCCCGCATGCTTGGTCACCGGATTACGGTGAAATCGGTGGAAGGCCGAGGGTCGATGTTCTCAGTGATTGTTCCGCTTGGGCAGCTAACCGTCGATCAGTACCAACCCGAAGTGCAGGGTTTCGTAGCGCCCCAGCCCCTGGACGGCAGCCGGATCTGGGTGATCGACAACGATCGGACTATCTGCGACGGCATGCGTACGCTTTTGGAAGGGTGGGGATGTGAGGTGGTCACCGCCGTTTCCCTCGACGATCTGGAGCACCAGGTCGACCTTGCGGCAACGCCGGTGGATGTGATCCTGGCGGACTACCATTTGGACAATGACGAGAATGGCGTGGATGCGGTCGCTGGTATTCACATCCAGCGGGACGATACGGTGCCGGTGGTGATGATTACCGCCAACTACACCAACGAACTCAAGCAGCATATCCGTGATCTGGGGTACCAACTGATCAACAAACCGGTGAAGCCGCTGAAGCTACGCAGTGTGCTGCACCATTTGTTATTGGCGGGTTGA
- the nosP gene encoding nitric oxide-sensing protein NosP, whose amino-acid sequence MLPVTSVAPVRIASSDARDPQLAATSLASQLHHADLACVLFFCSAEYDLARLGIALEHVFPAVPLTGCTSAGEITPLGYGRGCITAIGFDRRYFSVDCALIGELEQFSLQDAQGLVDNLLATFREASLAPVKGHTFAITLLDGLSSREELVLATLNAALGSIPHFGGSAGDDERLANTHVYFQGRFHNRAAIVLMINTSLAFRVFSTHHMLAGEDKLVVTRASSESRTVYELNAEPAAVAYARAAGVTVAELDRRVFALRPMAVRIGDQYFVRSVQRVNDDGSLTFYCAVETGIVLTAMRPGPLLANLKQQLENAEQEVGPPLLTIGCDCFLRRLEAEFSGFVEEASDFLVDHRVIGFNTYGEQFDGMHINQTFTGVVIGQPAHDQD is encoded by the coding sequence ATGCTGCCTGTGACTTCTGTTGCTCCGGTTCGGATTGCCAGTTCCGACGCGCGAGACCCCCAACTGGCAGCAACCAGTCTGGCCAGCCAGCTCCACCATGCTGATCTCGCCTGTGTCCTGTTCTTCTGCTCCGCCGAATACGATCTGGCCCGGTTAGGTATCGCCCTTGAACACGTCTTCCCCGCCGTTCCGCTGACTGGCTGCACCTCCGCTGGCGAAATTACCCCGTTGGGCTACGGTCGCGGATGCATTACGGCAATTGGCTTCGACCGCCGCTATTTTTCCGTGGATTGCGCCCTGATTGGCGAGCTGGAGCAATTCAGTCTGCAGGACGCCCAGGGCCTCGTCGACAACCTGCTGGCCACGTTCCGGGAAGCGTCGCTGGCGCCGGTCAAAGGGCATACTTTCGCCATAACGTTGCTGGACGGGCTGTCCAGTCGTGAAGAACTGGTACTTGCCACGCTGAATGCGGCGTTGGGCAGCATTCCGCACTTCGGTGGTTCTGCCGGCGACGATGAGCGCCTGGCTAACACGCACGTCTATTTTCAAGGGCGATTTCACAATCGTGCGGCGATCGTGCTGATGATCAATACCTCCCTTGCTTTCCGGGTTTTCTCCACGCATCACATGCTGGCGGGCGAGGACAAGTTGGTGGTGACCCGTGCCAGCAGCGAGTCGCGCACGGTCTACGAACTCAATGCGGAGCCTGCGGCCGTCGCCTACGCCCGCGCCGCAGGCGTGACCGTGGCGGAACTGGATCGCAGGGTCTTCGCCCTGCGGCCGATGGCCGTGCGCATCGGTGACCAGTACTTCGTGCGTTCGGTCCAACGGGTCAACGACGACGGCAGCCTGACGTTCTACTGTGCCGTGGAGACCGGCATCGTCCTGACCGCCATGCGGCCGGGCCCCTTACTGGCCAACCTTAAGCAGCAGCTGGAGAACGCCGAACAGGAGGTTGGCCCGCCCCTGCTGACCATTGGTTGCGACTGTTTTTTACGACGCCTGGAAGCTGAATTTTCCGGATTTGTCGAAGAGGCGTCGGATTTCCTCGTCGACCACCGGGTGATCGGTTTCAACACCTACGGCGAGCAGTTCGATGGCATGCATATCAACCAGACATTCACAGGAGTGGTCATTGGTCAGCCCGCTCACGATCAAGACTGA
- a CDS encoding porin has protein sequence MNKKHLLALAIAGGMSTQTQAAIEVYNEDGTQFSVDGYFNAFYVNRDDKLSDVRQSRVKMGFLPNTIGFNFSKEMGELTLGGRSSFWTTINDSLDSPTDTSIDVRQFYATVDGSFGQVLIGKDFGLYSRNNIFLDEILMGFGSPGAPGGVSFGNIRTGYAYPTPSAQITYRSPDLGGLKIAAGVLDPATTSGADGYEEAPRFESEITYAMSLGEVDLTTWVNGRYQSSESDTTNTTVDSTAVGYGMKASVAGLTLAASGYTADGDAPVLITNQAVALEEESEDGYLLQGAYTLGATKLVLSYGETDSDVGDFETENTTIGLFHDVNSNLKVVAEYNMFEQTTKSTGADAADADTIAVGAIVLF, from the coding sequence ATGAACAAAAAACATCTTCTCGCGCTGGCGATCGCTGGCGGCATGTCCACGCAAACCCAAGCGGCAATTGAAGTCTATAACGAGGACGGTACACAGTTCTCTGTCGACGGCTATTTCAACGCGTTCTACGTAAACCGCGACGACAAGCTCAGCGACGTGCGCCAGTCCCGGGTCAAGATGGGCTTCCTCCCCAACACCATCGGCTTCAACTTCAGCAAGGAGATGGGGGAGCTGACCCTGGGTGGCCGTTCCTCCTTCTGGACCACCATCAACGACAGCCTGGATTCGCCCACCGATACCTCCATCGATGTGCGGCAGTTCTACGCCACCGTCGACGGCAGCTTTGGTCAGGTATTGATCGGTAAGGACTTTGGACTGTATTCCCGCAACAACATCTTCCTCGACGAGATCCTGATGGGCTTCGGCTCGCCAGGTGCGCCGGGTGGTGTTTCCTTCGGCAATATTCGCACCGGTTATGCCTACCCCACGCCATCGGCGCAGATCACTTATCGCTCGCCGGACCTGGGTGGCCTGAAGATCGCTGCTGGCGTTTTAGACCCTGCAACCACCTCCGGCGCTGACGGCTACGAAGAAGCACCGCGTTTCGAATCAGAGATTACCTACGCCATGAGTCTTGGCGAGGTCGACCTGACCACCTGGGTAAACGGTCGTTATCAAAGCTCGGAAAGCGATACGACTAACACGACCGTCGATTCCACGGCAGTGGGGTATGGCATGAAGGCCTCTGTAGCCGGCCTGACACTGGCTGCATCCGGCTATACCGCCGATGGCGATGCGCCGGTACTGATCACCAACCAGGCGGTAGCTCTGGAAGAGGAGAGCGAGGATGGCTACCTGTTGCAGGGCGCCTATACGCTCGGTGCTACCAAGCTGGTGCTTTCCTACGGTGAAACCGATTCCGACGTAGGTGACTTCGAAACCGAAAACACCACCATTGGCCTGTTCCATGACGTCAACAGCAACCTCAAGGTGGTGGCGGAATACAACATGTTCGAGCAGACCACCAAGTCCACCGGCGCCGACGCCGCCGATGCGGACACTATCGCCGTGGGTGCGATCGTCCTGTTCTGA